The Mycobacterium avium subsp. avium genomic sequence GGATCAACGCCGCGGTCCGGGAAACCCAAGACAGGTGGCGCAGCCGCCAACTCGACGAACCCACCGATGTCAGCCTGCGCTGGAGCAACGCCGAAGACGACCTGGGCAAGCACCACAGCCAGCCGGCGTGACGGCAAGGAGCAACTCATGAGCGGCCCGGTCCACTACAGCACCAAGGGCCCCGTCGCCGTCATCAGGATGGACGACGGCAAGGTCAACGCGTTGGGCCCGACCATGCAGCAGGCCCTGGGCGAGGCCATCGACCGGGCCGAGGCGGACAACGCCGGGGCGCTGGTGATCACCGGCAACGAGCGGGTGTTCAGCGGCGGCTTCGACCTGAAGATCCTCACGTCCGGCGAGGTGCAGCCCGCGGTCAACATGCTGCGCGGCGGGTTCGAGCTGGCCTATCGCCTGCTGTCGTATCCCAAGCCGGTGGTGATGGCCTGCACCGGGCACGCCATCGCGATGGGCGCGTTCCTGTTGTCGTCGGGCGATCACCGGGTGGCCGCGCACGCCTACAACATCCAGGCCAACGAGGTCGCGATCGGCATGGTCATCCCGTATGCCGCGATGGAGATCATGAAGCTGCGGCTCACGCCGTCGGCCTACCAGCAGGCCAGCGGGCTGGCCAAGACGTTCTTCGGTGAAACCGCTTTGGCCGCAGGCTTTGTCGACGAGATCGTGCTGCCCGAGGTGGTGGTCGACCGCGCCGAGGAGGCCGCCGCCGAATTCGCCGAGCTGAACCAGCGCGCCCACGCCGCCACCAAGTTGCGGGCCCGCGCCGACGCGCTGGCGGCCATCCGCGCCGGGATCGACGGCATCGAAGCCGAATTCGGCCTGTAGGCCCGGAGCGTATTTCGGCGTTTCGGCCGCAACGACCGGGGAAGTCACCGGTGTGGCAACAGATCGCATCGCGAACCCGTGGGGGACGCGCACACCCTATGCGCCCGGCACCCGATGGCCGGAACGCATCGACACCTATCTGGCCGACGGGGTCACCGCCGAGTCGGTGGACCGCTGGGTGCAATCGGCGGCGGTATTGCATTCCAACGGCGACGGTTTGGACATCGCCGTCAAGGACGGGCGGATCGTGGGGGTGCGCGGGCGCGCCGTCGACCGGGTCAACCACGGCCGGCTCGATCCCAAGGATCTGTTCGGCTGGCAGGCCAACGCCTCCGCCGACCGGCTCACCACGCCGCTGCTCCGGGTGCGCGGCGCGTTGCGGCCGTGCGACTGGGACACCGCGATGGAGCGGATCGTCGCGCGCAGCCGCGAACTGCTGGACCGCCACGGCCCCAGCTCGATCGGCTTCTACACCTCCGGGCAGTTGTTCGCCGAGGAGTACTACACCCAGGCGGCCATCGCGCACGGGGCGATCGGCACCAACCACGTCGACGGCAACACCCGGCTGTGCACCGCGACGGCCGCCGAGGCGTTGAAGGAATCGTTCGGCTGCGACGGCCAGCCCGGGTCCTACACCGACGTGGACCACGCCGACGTCATCGCGCTGTTCGGGCACAACGTCGCCGAGACGCAGACCGTGCTGTGGGCGCGGATGCTGGACCGGCTGGCCGGCAGCGACCCGCCGGCCATCGTCTGCGTCGACCCCCGGCTGACGCCGGTCGCCCGGCACGCCACCGTGCACCTGGCGCCGCTGCCGGGCACCAACGTGGCGCTGATGAACGGCCTGCTGCACGAGATCATCGGCAACGGCTGGATCGATCGGGACTACATCGACGCGCACAGCGTGGGTTTCGACGAATTACAATGCAGGGTAAGCGAATTCACGCCCGAGTGGGTGGCCGAGATCTGCGGTGTGGCCGCCACGGACCTCCGGCGGGCCGCCCGGCTGATCGGCACCGCGCAGCGGCTACTGTCCACCGTGCTGCAGGGTTTCTACCAGTCGCACCAGGCCACCGCGGCGGCCGTGCCGGTCAACAACATTCACCTGGTGCGCGGCATGCTGGGCAGGCCCGGCTGCGGGGTGCTGCAGATGAACGGACAGCCGACCGCGGAGAGTACCCGCGAGTGCGGCGCCGACGGCGACCTGGCCGGTTTCCGTAACTGGTCCAACGACTCCCACGTCGCCGAGTTGGCGGACCTGTGGAATCTCGAGCCGCTGCAGATCCCGCACTACGGTCCGCCCACGCACGCCATGCAGATGTTCCGCTTCGCCGAGGAGGGGACGCTGCGCATGCTGTGGGTGACCGCCACCAACCCCGCGGTGTCGCTGCCGGAGTTGCCGCGCATCCGCGACATCCTGTCGCAGCAGCGGCTGTTCCTCGTCGTCCAGGACATCTTCTTGACCGAGACCGCCGCGCTGGCCGACGTGGTGTTGCCGGCCGCGGCGTGGGCGGAGAAGACGGGCACCTTCACCAACGCCGACCGCACGGTGCACCTGTCCGAAAAGGCCGTGGAGCCACCGGGTTCCGCGCGTTCGGACTTGGAGATCTTCCTGGACTACGCGCGCCGGATGGATTTCCGCGACAAGGACGGCCGGCCGTTTCCGCCGTGGACCGATCCGGAGTCGGCGTTCGAGGCGTGGAAGAAATGCAGCGCGGGCCGACCGTGCGACTACACCGGCTTGAGCTACGCGAAGCTGCGTGGCGGTAGCGGCATCCAATGGCCGTGCAACACAGATCATCCCGACGGTATCGAGGGGCTGTATGAGGATGGGAGATTTCCGGCCGCGCCCGACTACTGCGAGGCGTACGGCAAGGACCTGATCACGGGCGCCCCGCTGCAGCCCGACGAGTACCGCTCGCTGAACCCGTCCGGCAAGGCCATCATCAAGGCGGCGCAATACCTGCCCCCGCACGAGCGGCCCGGCCCGGATTACCCGTTCGCGCTGATCACCGGCCGCACTATCTACCACTTTCACACCCGCACGAAAACGGCTCGGGCCCAACAGCTTCAGGATGCCGCGCCCGAGGTGTGGGTGGAGGTCTCCGAACGCGACGCGCGCCGCCTGGGCATCGAGGCCGGCGATCTGGTGCACGTGAGCACTCCGCGCGGCCGAATCACCTGCGCCGCGCGCGTCGGCGGCATCCGCGACGGGGTGCTGTTCGTGCCCTTCCACTACGGCTACTGGGACCGGGATGGCGGGGATCATCAACGGGCCGGCAACGAACTCACGGTGACCGACTGGGACCCGGCGTCCAAGCAGCCGAGCTTCAAAACGGCCGCAGCCCGGCTCGACATGGCCCCGACCCACACGGCGGCGCCGGTGAGCGAGGCCGTCGCGGCCGGGAGCCCGTCATGAAACTGAGGCTGGCGATCCGCGAACTGCACCGCTCCGAACGCAAGCTGGCCCACCAACTGACCGTGATGGCCGCCCGGCACCACAGCGACCAGGACATCTGCCACCTGGCCCGCGACCTGGCCGGCTGGTCGCACCGGCACCTCGGCGAGCTCGCGCGGCACGGCCGCCACTACGGTCTGCGGCTGTCCGCCGATCCGCACACCGCTGCGCGCACCGGTGTCGTGCAGCAGCGGATCAGCGGTCTGCTGCGGCACCGGCCGGAACCCGGGCTGGTGCTGCTGGCCGACCTGCGCCGGATCCACCGGCTGGCCGCCGGCGTGTCGCTGGACTGGGAGCTGCTGGCCCAAGGTGCGCAGGCGGCCAAAGATGCCGAGCTGCTGGGCCTGGCGTCGCGCTGTCACCCCGAGACGCTGCGCCAGATGCGTTGGGCCAACGCGATGCTCAAGGAGCTTTCGCCGCAGGTGTTGATGAACTGAGAGGCGAACGCGGTGGCCGCTGCTCGCCGCCACCGCGTTGCTCGCCTCCTCGCCGCCAGTGTGGCACGTGCGCGCCGGGCCGTCACTTCACCCGCGCCCGCCCGGATACCGGAACCGGTCCAGGTAGGCCTGCCAGTCCCAGGTCGACAGGAACGCCTGGGCGGCCGCGTAGCCGCTGTCGTACAGCTCTTCCAGGCGAGACCTGGGGACGTCGAAGTCGAGCACGCCGACGTTCGTCGATTCCACCGCGATGGCTCGGGCGGCGACCCACGGCTGGCTGAGATGGGTCTGGTCGTGGCCGGCCAGCATGGTGATCAGCAGGCTTTCCAACAGCGCCGTCTGCGGCAAGAAGCGCAGCGGTTTCAGGGCCGGCATCACCGCACCGATGCCCTCGGTGGGGCTCGGCATGACCGTGATCCCGAAGGTGGGCCAGCGCGGCGCCCGGCCGTCGGGCCGGTCGAAGGTGTCGATCGGGAAATTCGACAACACCCCGCCGTCGACCAGGGTGCAGGCGGTCCCGTCGGCTCTGGCCAGCTTGACCGGCCGGTAGAAGAACGGGATGGCCATCGAGGCGCGCACCGCGTCGGCCACCGGCTGCTCGTCGGGGTCCAGGCCGTAGAGCCGCCGGTAGTCCCACGGCAGCCGCACCAGCTGGGCCGCGGTGACGTCGGCCACGGTGACCACCAGCCGGCGGCGGCGCTCGTCGGGCAGATCGTCGCCGTCGAAGACAAGGTCGCCGAAGGTGCTGACCCCGAAGTTCTTCAGCTCGCTGCGAATCCAGTCGTGCGCGACGTCGCCGCGGTACATGCTGGTGTCCCGCGCCAGCCCCCACGCCGCACCCAGATAGGGCACCGGCCCGGCGTCGCGCCATTTGTGCAGCGGGACGGAGAAGGCGAGTTCCTTGACCTGCGCGCCGGTCAGCTCGCCGGCGTGGCAGCCGGCCGCCAGGATCGCCGCCACCACCGAGCCGGCCGAGACCCCGGAGACCCTTTTGATCGAATAGCCGGCATCCATCAGCGCCACGATGGCACCCACCAGACCGATGAACTTGACGCCGCCGCCGGAGAGCACCAGGTCCACCGGCTTCGCCGGCTCCATCTTGGACGTCACCTACTGCTCCGATGAAACCCATTGGTAGGGAAGGAATTTCCCGTCGAAGGTGACCACCACCCGGTCTCCGGACGGGTGTGGTTTCTTCTGCAGATCGACACTGAAGTTGATCGCGCTCATGATGCCGTCGCCGAACTGCTCGGCGATCACCTCTTTGAGGGCGCCGCCGTAGACCTGCAGGGCTTCGTAGAAGCGGTAGATGGTGGGGTCGGTCGGCACGGCGGTGGGCAGGCCGCCGCGCATCGGCGGCGCCGCCAGCACCGGCACCGCCGACTCGTCGAGGCCCAGCTTGTCGACGAGGATCCGGCCCAGCTCGGCCGGTATCGGGTGCTGTCCGAGCAGCGCCGAGGTGGTCCACAGCAGCGGGCGGCCGATGGCGTCGGCCAGCTCCTGCCAGGTCAGCCCCTTGGCCAGCCGGGCGACGACGATCTGTTCGGTGAGTTGGTTTCTCGTCATGCGTCCCAGCATGCACGCCGCGTCGGGGGGTAGCCATAATCCGTTCCATGGCCGAGCCGGTTGACCCGCTGCTGTTCTGACTATTCGGGTTTCGTGGCGGTGACGATCCGCGTCGAAAACCAGGGGCCGCCGTACCACATCCGCCAGCCGAGGTTGCGCCGCCGCACGTTGCGCCAGCCCAGCTCACGCAGCCGGGCCGCGTGCTGACGCGTCTCCCACAGATCCGCGATGGCCAGCCGGCCACCCGGCCGCAGCACCCGCACCGCTTCGTGGAGCGCCTGGCGCCGGCCGGCGCGCGTCGGAATGTTGTGGATCGCGAGGTTGCTCACCACCACGTCGACGCTCTCGTCGGCCAGGGGCAGCGCGGTCATGTCGGCGGTGTGCAGCTCGACGCGGTCGGCGACGCCCTCGGCCGCCGCGTTGGCCAGCGTGGCCTGCTCGGAGTTGTCCGTCTGGTCCGCCTGCCACAGGTCGACGCCGATCGCCCGGCCCCGCGGCAACCGCTTGGCCGCGGCCAGCAACACCGCACCCCGACCGCAGCCCAGATCGAGCAGGGTTTCGTCGCCGGCGAGCCGCAGATCGCTCAGAATCCGGTCCCACACAACGAATTTCCCGGCCCGCGTCGCGTAGATGTACAACGCGGTGTTGGCCGCGATGCCGGCGCTCGACAGCGCGGCCAGCGCGGCCCTGCGCCGCTTGCCGCGCGCCCAGCTGATCCCGGCCCACACCGCCAGGCCGGCGGCCTGGGCGCCGATGCCTATCGCCTGCGCGCGTGCCGAGACCGTGTGAAAGGACCCGTCGACTCCGTATTCGCCCCGGTGGTCATGCACGCCTATCAGCTTACGACTCGACAAGGCGCCGAACGTTTTTCGGCTGCGCGCTCACCAACGGCCGCGGTGCACGACCTCGGTGAACGGCCGGCGGTTCGGCTTGCGGATCGGGGTGAGCGGGCGATCGGCGGGATAGCCCACCCCGAGTAGGAACGCCACCAGATGACCGTCGGGCACGCCGAGGATGGCGCGCGCCTTGTCCTGATCCCCCACCGACGAATGCCCGGCCCCGATGCCCAGGTCTGTGGCCGCGATCATCATCGCCATGGTGGCCTGGCCGACGTCGTAGTTGTCGGTGACCAGCCGGCGCTCGTCGGGCGGCTCGGGCACCACGATCGCGATCGCCGCCGGCGCCCCGGCGATGTGGCCGGCGCCCCGCCACACCGTGGACAGCTCCTGCAGCTGGGTCCGGTCGGTGACGATGACGAAGTCCCACGGCTGCCGGTTCTTCGCCGACGGCGCGCGCCAGCCGGCCTCCACGATGCGGTCCAGATCCTCCCCGGCAATCGCCCGCGGCTGGTACTCCCGCACATTGCGTCGCGCACAGATCGCGTCCCAAGCTTCCATGAAGCGTCCTTCCAGTGACTGTTCTCCCTGCTCAACCCGCGTAGGATGGCGTGAATTCCCGGATGGCGTTGGCGCGGTCGCCCGCCGTCCGGCGCGACAAACGTGGGTAGACGGGTGCGGGCGCAGCCAAACACCCTGGCCCACAAATCAACACTCATCGCCCGGTTAGACGATGTGGAACCGGGGAAGCCGAGGTGAACCGACTCACCGGCCCGTTCGTGACAACCCCAATGGCCCCGAGTCAGAAAGGCGAGTAGCCGCCGTGGCAGAGAATCTGACACCGCACTTCGAAGAGGTACAGGCCCACTACGACTTGTCCGACGACTTCTTCCGGCTGTTCCTCGACCCCACCATGACCTACAGCTGCGCCTATTGGGATCGCAACCGCGACATCTCGCTGGAGGAGGCGCAGCTACGCAAGATCGACCTGTCACTGGGCAAGCTGGGGCTGCGGCCCGGGATGACGCTGCTCGACGTGGGCTGCGGCTGGGGCGCCACCATGCGCCGCGCCGTCGAGAACTACGACGTCAACGTCATCGGCCTGACCCTGTCCCGGCACCAGGCCGCCCACGTGCAGCAGCTGCTCGACGCGATGGACACCCCGCGCAGCAGGCGGGTGCTGCTGCACGGCTGGGAGGAGTTCGACGAGCCGGTCGACCGAATCGTCTCCATCGGCGCGTTCGAGCATTTCGGCTACGACCGCTACGACGACTTCTTCGCGACCGCCTACCGGGTACTGCCCGACGACGGGGTGATGCTGCTGCACACCATCACCATGCTGACCCCGGAGCAGATCGTGGAGCGCGGCCTGCCGCTCACCGAGGAGCAGACCAGCTTCAACGAATTCATCGCCACCGAGATCTTCCCCGGCGGGCAGCTGCCGGCCATCGAGGTCGTGGAGTTCCACTCCTCGAAGATGGGGTTCACCCTCAAACGCCGGCAGTCCCTGCAGCTGCACTACGCCCGCACGCTCGACCACTGGGCCGATGCGTTGCGCGCGCACCACAGCGAGGCCGTCGCGATCCAGTCCGAAGAGGTCTACCAGCGCTACATGAGGTATCTGACCGGCTGCGCCGACGCGTTCCGGGCCGGCTACATCGACGTCAACCAGTTCACGCTGGCCAAGTAACCCCCGCCCGTCGGTGCCCGGGTTTATCGTGACAGCGCAATGCCGCTTCACCTGCACCGTGCCGAGCGCACCGATCTGCTGGCCGACGGTCTCGGCGCGCTGTTGGCCAATCCACCGGCCGACCCGTTCGCCCTCGAGCTCGTCGTGGTGCCCGCGCGTGGGGTGGAGCGCTGGCTGAGTCAACGGCTGTCGCATGTGCTGGGCCGCGCCCGCGACGGGGACGGGGTCTGCGCCGGCGTGCAATTCCGCAGTCCCGGCTCGCTGATCGCCGAGATCACCGGCACGGCCGAGGACGATCCCTGGTCGCCGGACGCTCTGGCCTGGCCGCTGCTGGAGGCGATCGACTGTTCGCTGGACGAGCCGTGGTGCCGCACGCTGGCGACGCACCTGGGCCACTTCCACAGCGGCGCCGAGGCCGAGCTGCGCCGCACCCGCCGCTACGAGGCGGCGCGCCGGCTGGCCGGGCTGTTCGCCGGCTACGCCCGGCAACGGCCGCGGCTGCTGGTCGACTGGCTCGACGGCGACCCGGGCGATCTGGACGAGGACCTGCGCTGGCAACCGCCGCTGTGGCGGGCGCTGGTGGCCCGGGTGGCCGCCGATCCACCGCACGTTCGGCACGCCGAAACCATCGCCCGGCTGCGGCGGGCGCCCAGCGACCTGCCGCAGCGGCTGTCGCTGTTCGGGCACACCCGGTTGGCGTGCACCGACGTGGAGCTCCTGGACGCGCTGGCCACCCACCACGACCTGCACCTGTGGCTGCCGCACCCGAGCGACCGGTTGTGGCGCGCGCTGGCCGGCACGAACGGCGTGATCCCCCGGCGCGACGACACCAGCCACCGCGCCGTCGCCCACCCGCTGCTGGCCACGCTGGGACGGGATCTGCGCGAACTGCAGCGCGGCCTGCCGGCGGATCCGCGGACCGACGAGTACCTCGCCGGCGACGCCCGCCCCGACACGCTGCTGGGCTGGCTGCAGTCCGACATCGCCGCCAATGCCATTCGCCCGGTTGGCCGCTCGCTGGCCGCCGGGGACCGCTCGGTGCAGATCCACAACTGCCACGGGCCGGCCCGCCAGGTCGACGTGCTGCGCGAGGTGCTGCTGGGCCTGCTCGCCGACGACCCGACGCTGCAGCCGCGCGACATCCTGGTGATGTGCCCCGACATCGAAAGCTACGCGCCGCTGATCATGGCCGACTTCGGCCTCGGCGACGTGGTGCACGGCGCGCACCCCGCCCACCAGCTGCGGGTGCGGCTGGCGGACCGTTCCCTGATCCAGACCAACCCGCTGCTTGGGGTGGCCGCGCAGCTGCTGGCCCTGGCCGGCGGCCGGGTGCGGGCCAGCGAGGTGCTCAACCTGGCCCAGACGCCGGCGGTGCGCGCCCGGTTCGGCTTCACCGACGACGATCTGGAGGCCATCACCGGATGGGTCCGCCAGGCCAACATCCGCTGGGGGCTGGACCGGCAGCATCGGCGGCCCTACCACGTCGATTTCGTGCACAACACCTGGCGTTTCGGCATCGACCGGATACTGGCCGGCGTCGCGATGTCCGACGACTCGAACGCATGGATCGACGCGACGCTGCCGCTCGACGACGTCAGCAGCAATCGTGTCCAATTGGCCGGCCAGCTCGCGGAATTCGTCGCCCGGCTGCAGCACGTCCTGGACTCGCTCACCGGTGCCCGGCCGCTGACCGAATGGCTCACCGCCGTCGCCGACGGCATCGCCCTGCTGACCCGGGTGCGCGATGCCGACGAATGGCAGAGCGGTCAGCTGCAGCGCGAGTTCGCCGCGGTGTCCGCGCAGGCCGGATCCCGCGCCGACACCGTGCTGCGGCTGCCCGACGTCCGCGCGCTGCTGACCCGGCACCTGTCCGGACGCCCGACCCGCGCGAATTTCCGCACCGGCACGCTGACGGTGTGCACCATGGTGCCGATGCGTTCGGTACCGCACCGGGTGGTGTGCCTGGTCGGTCTGGACGACGGGCTGTTCCCGCGGCTCGGTGTCGTCGACGGTGACGACGCACTGTCGCGCTGCCCGATGACCGGGGAGCGCGACATCCGTTCCGAGGACCGGCAATTGCTGCTCGACGCGATCGGCGCGGCCACCGAGAAGCTGGTGATCACCTACACCGGCGCCAACGAGTATTCGGGTCAGCCGCGCCCGCCGGCGGTGCCGCTGGCCGAACTGCTGGACACCCTCGACATAACCACCGCCGAGCCGGTGCGCGACCGCATCGTCGTGCGACATCCGTTGCAGCCGTTCGACATTCGCAACGTCATCCCCGACGAGCTGGTGCCCGGGGTGCCGTTCAGTTTCGACCCCACCGTGCTGCGCGCGGCGCGCGCGGCCACCGGCGAACACTGCGAGCCACCGAAGTTCATCTCCGCGCCGCTGCCGCCCCCGCCGCCCGCTGACGTAATCCTGGCCGATTTGGTCGGCTTCTTCAAAGACCCGGTGCAGGGGTTCTTCCGGGCCCTGCAGTTCACGCTGCCCCACGACGTCGACGGAGTGCAGGACGCGATGCCGGTGGACATCGACGCCCTGCAGGAGTGGACGGTCGGCGATCGGATGCTGCGCGACATGCTGCGCGGGATGACCCCGGAGGACGCGCGGCAGGCCGAGTGGCGCCGCGGCACCCTGCCGCCGGGACAGCTGGGCTGGCGCAGGGTGACCGAGATCCGCGACCAGGCAGCCCGATTGGCGCGGGAGGCGCACCAGCACCGGGCCGAGCAGCCGGGCGGCGCCCACGACGTCGACATCGATCTGGGCCGCGGGCGCCGGCTCACCGGCACGGTGACCCCGGTCTACGGCAACCGCCTGGTCGCGGTGACCTATTCGCGGCTGGACGGCAGGCATCTGCTCGAGTCGTGGATTCCGTTGCTGGCGTTGGCCGCTCACGATCGCGGCCGCGACTGGTCGGCGGTGTGCATCGGGCGGATGCGCCGGGGCACCGGCATCCGGGTGCAGCGGCTCGGGTCGCCGGACGACGATCCCGTCGAGCTGCTGCACGAGCTGGTGAGCATTTACGACGCCGGGCGGCGCGAGCCGATTCCGTTGCCGCTCAAGACCTCCTACGCGTGGGCGGCCGCCCGCTACGGCGGCGACGACCCGGTGGCCGAGGCCCGCTACCGGTGGAAGTCCAGCGACCGCTACCCAGGGGAGGACCAGGCGCCGGCGCATGTGCGGGCCTGGGGACGCGGTGCGCCGCTGGACGACCTGATGCAGCCGGTACGCCCGGGCGAGGAGTGCGACGGCGAGGACAACCGGCTCGGCACCTACGCGGCCCGGCTGTGGCTGCCGATGTTGCGGGCCGAGCGGACGACGGCGTGATGGAACGCTTCGACCTGTTGGGCGCATTGCCGGCCGCGCGCTCCACCACGGTGCTCGAGGCCAGCGCGGGCACCGGAAAGACGTTCGCGTTGGCCGGGCTGGTGACCCGCTATCTCGCCGACGGCGCCGCGACCCTGGACCAGATGTTGCTGATCACCTTCGGCCGGGCCGCCAGCCAGGAGCTGCGGGAACGGGTGCGCTGTCAAATCGTCGACGCGGTAGCCGCTTTCGCCGACCCGTCGCGGGCGGGCGACAACGAGCTGGTGGCCTACCTGTTGGACGGCACCGAGGACCGGCTCGCCGCGCGGCGGCAACGCCTGCGCGACGGGCTGGCCGGCTTCGACGCGGCGACGATCGCCACCACGCATCAGTTCTGCCAGCTGGTGTTGCGCTCGCTCGGGGTGGCCGGCGACACCGCCGCCGGGGTGACCTTGCTGGACAGCCTCGACGAGCTGGTGGCCGAGATCGTCGATGACCTGTATCTGGCGCATTTCGGGCAGGACCACGACGACCCGGTGCTGCACTATCGGGAGGCGCTGCGGTTGGCCCGCGACGTGGTCAACAACCCGTCAGCGCAGCTGCGGCCGCTGCACCCCGAGCCCGGTTCGCGAGCGGCGGTCAGCCTGCGCTTCGCCAATGACGTTCTGGCCGAACTGGATACGCGCAAACGCCGGCTCGGCGTGCTGGGCTACGACGATCTGCTGACCCGGCTGGCCGACGCGCTGGCCACCGAGCACTCCCCCGCCCGGCTGCGCATGCACCAGCGTTGGCCGATCGTGATGGTCGACGAGTTCCAGGACACCGACCCGGTGCAGTGGCAGGTGATCGACCGCGCGTTCAGCGGCCGTTCGACGCTGATTCTCATCGGCGACCCCAAGCAGGCGATCTACGCGTTTCGCGGCGGTGACATCGTCACCTACCTGCGGGCGGCCGAGACCGCGGGGCAGAAAAAGACGCTGGACACCAACTGGCGCAGCGATTCCGCGCTGCTGCAGCGGCTGCAGGTGGTGCTGCGCGGCGCGCAGCTCGGTGACCCCGCGATCGTGGTGAACGACGTCGCGGCGCACCACCGGGGTCACCGGCTGTCCGGGGCACCGCGCAACGACCCGTTCCGGCTGCGGGTGGTGTCACGAAACACGTTGGGACGTCGCGGTATTGCCAATCTTCCCATCGACGAGCTGCGACAGCACATCGGCGCCGATCTCGCCGCCGACATCCGTGCGCTGCTGGCCGCCGGCGCCACCTTCGACGGGAAACCGGTGCGGGCGGGCGACATCGCGGTCATCGTGGAACGGCACCGGGACGCCCAGGCCTGTTTCACCGCGCTGTGCGACGCCGGCGTTCCCGCCGTCTACACCGGCAACTCCGACGTGTTCACCTCGCAGGCGGCCGAGGATTGGCTGTGCCTGCTGGAGGCGTTCGATCAGCCGCACCGGCCCGGCGTGGTGCGCGCGGCGGCGGCGACGATGTTCTTCGGCGAGACCGCCGAGACGTTGGCGGCCGGCGGTGACGCGCTGACCGACCGGATCGCCCAGACCTTGCGGGAGTGGGCCGGTCACGCCCGCGAACGCGGCGTCGCCGCCATCTTCGAGGCCGCCCAGCTGCTGGGGATGGGCAATCGGGTGCTCGGCTGGCAGGGCGGGGCGCGGCACATGACGGACCTGGCGCATCTCACCCAGCTGCTGGGCGAGGTGGCCCACCGCGAACACCACAACCTGCCCGCGCTGCGCGACTGGCTGCGCCGGCAGCGCGACGAGCGAAGCGGCGCGCCGGAACGCAACCGCCGGTTGGACAGCGACGCCGCCGCCGTCCAGATCATGACCGTCTTCGTCAGC encodes the following:
- a CDS encoding crotonase/enoyl-CoA hydratase family protein, whose product is MSGPVHYSTKGPVAVIRMDDGKVNALGPTMQQALGEAIDRAEADNAGALVITGNERVFSGGFDLKILTSGEVQPAVNMLRGGFELAYRLLSYPKPVVMACTGHAIAMGAFLLSSGDHRVAAHAYNIQANEVAIGMVIPYAAMEIMKLRLTPSAYQQASGLAKTFFGETALAAGFVDEIVLPEVVVDRAEEAAAEFAELNQRAHAATKLRARADALAAIRAGIDGIEAEFGL
- a CDS encoding molybdopterin oxidoreductase family protein; the encoded protein is MATDRIANPWGTRTPYAPGTRWPERIDTYLADGVTAESVDRWVQSAAVLHSNGDGLDIAVKDGRIVGVRGRAVDRVNHGRLDPKDLFGWQANASADRLTTPLLRVRGALRPCDWDTAMERIVARSRELLDRHGPSSIGFYTSGQLFAEEYYTQAAIAHGAIGTNHVDGNTRLCTATAAEALKESFGCDGQPGSYTDVDHADVIALFGHNVAETQTVLWARMLDRLAGSDPPAIVCVDPRLTPVARHATVHLAPLPGTNVALMNGLLHEIIGNGWIDRDYIDAHSVGFDELQCRVSEFTPEWVAEICGVAATDLRRAARLIGTAQRLLSTVLQGFYQSHQATAAAVPVNNIHLVRGMLGRPGCGVLQMNGQPTAESTRECGADGDLAGFRNWSNDSHVAELADLWNLEPLQIPHYGPPTHAMQMFRFAEEGTLRMLWVTATNPAVSLPELPRIRDILSQQRLFLVVQDIFLTETAALADVVLPAAAWAEKTGTFTNADRTVHLSEKAVEPPGSARSDLEIFLDYARRMDFRDKDGRPFPPWTDPESAFEAWKKCSAGRPCDYTGLSYAKLRGGSGIQWPCNTDHPDGIEGLYEDGRFPAAPDYCEAYGKDLITGAPLQPDEYRSLNPSGKAIIKAAQYLPPHERPGPDYPFALITGRTIYHFHTRTKTARAQQLQDAAPEVWVEVSERDARRLGIEAGDLVHVSTPRGRITCAARVGGIRDGVLFVPFHYGYWDRDGGDHQRAGNELTVTDWDPASKQPSFKTAAARLDMAPTHTAAPVSEAVAAGSPS
- a CDS encoding patatin-like phospholipase family protein yields the protein MTSKMEPAKPVDLVLSGGGVKFIGLVGAIVALMDAGYSIKRVSGVSAGSVVAAILAAGCHAGELTGAQVKELAFSVPLHKWRDAGPVPYLGAAWGLARDTSMYRGDVAHDWIRSELKNFGVSTFGDLVFDGDDLPDERRRRLVVTVADVTAAQLVRLPWDYRRLYGLDPDEQPVADAVRASMAIPFFYRPVKLARADGTACTLVDGGVLSNFPIDTFDRPDGRAPRWPTFGITVMPSPTEGIGAVMPALKPLRFLPQTALLESLLITMLAGHDQTHLSQPWVAARAIAVESTNVGVLDFDVPRSRLEELYDSGYAAAQAFLSTWDWQAYLDRFRYPGGRG
- the cynS gene encoding cyanase, with protein sequence MLGRMTRNQLTEQIVVARLAKGLTWQELADAIGRPLLWTTSALLGQHPIPAELGRILVDKLGLDESAVPVLAAPPMRGGLPTAVPTDPTIYRFYEALQVYGGALKEVIAEQFGDGIMSAINFSVDLQKKPHPSGDRVVVTFDGKFLPYQWVSSEQ
- a CDS encoding class I SAM-dependent methyltransferase → MHDHRGEYGVDGSFHTVSARAQAIGIGAQAAGLAVWAGISWARGKRRRAALAALSSAGIAANTALYIYATRAGKFVVWDRILSDLRLAGDETLLDLGCGRGAVLLAAAKRLPRGRAIGVDLWQADQTDNSEQATLANAAAEGVADRVELHTADMTALPLADESVDVVVSNLAIHNIPTRAGRRQALHEAVRVLRPGGRLAIADLWETRQHAARLRELGWRNVRRRNLGWRMWYGGPWFSTRIVTATKPE
- a CDS encoding nitroreductase family protein; amino-acid sequence: MEAWDAICARRNVREYQPRAIAGEDLDRIVEAGWRAPSAKNRQPWDFVIVTDRTQLQELSTVWRGAGHIAGAPAAIAIVVPEPPDERRLVTDNYDVGQATMAMMIAATDLGIGAGHSSVGDQDKARAILGVPDGHLVAFLLGVGYPADRPLTPIRKPNRRPFTEVVHRGRW
- a CDS encoding cyclopropane mycolic acid synthase family methyltransferase, translated to MAENLTPHFEEVQAHYDLSDDFFRLFLDPTMTYSCAYWDRNRDISLEEAQLRKIDLSLGKLGLRPGMTLLDVGCGWGATMRRAVENYDVNVIGLTLSRHQAAHVQQLLDAMDTPRSRRVLLHGWEEFDEPVDRIVSIGAFEHFGYDRYDDFFATAYRVLPDDGVMLLHTITMLTPEQIVERGLPLTEEQTSFNEFIATEIFPGGQLPAIEVVEFHSSKMGFTLKRRQSLQLHYARTLDHWADALRAHHSEAVAIQSEEVYQRYMRYLTGCADAFRAGYIDVNQFTLAK